One Thermodesulfobacteriota bacterium DNA window includes the following coding sequences:
- a CDS encoding ATP-dependent RecD-like DNA helicase gives MVVIEGQVERITYRNESDGYTVAKIKIKGENSLVTIVGYISSLACGEILRVKGYWENNKRFGTQFHVVSYESIPPGTVQAIEKYLGSGMIKGIGPELAKRIVSTFGKDTLKIISSDVERLREVPSIKEKRIQMIKEGWQKTSEFVDVIISLQSLGITQSMALKIFKHYGRDAVKIVKTNPYRLAQDIYGIGFLTADRIAKTLNIEKDSNLRIESAIEYVLKKAEEEGHVYYPLEKLVNDCSALLEIDESKVRDVLPKVLDSGKIVIEESYPERPVYLKGLYIAEVVTSERLKKIASGAKRLGLGYPEGAIEKVEKKLSLNLTEAQRLAIRTSLENKITIITGGPGTGKTTVVKGILEAYKELGAKVFLCAPTGRAAKKMEEATGYEAQTIHRLLEYNPNTKAFRRNEKYPLDCDLIVVDESSMVDIVLMHHLIKALPLHASIVFVGDVDQLPSVGPGTVFKDMIESQFAKTVRLKEVFRQSKESLIVTNAHRINRGIMPILDGKKDFLFYHRDEPESVIKTIIDLVFSHIPSKYGIPKEEIQVLTPMYKGEIGVSNLNSVLKDVINPAGEELQRGGKSFRVGDKVIQMRNNYEKDVYNGDIGKITAIDKDNGEIRVLYDLKEVSYDLSELDEIMPAYAISIHKSQGSEYEAVIVPVMTHHYVLLQRNLIYTALTRAKKLAVFIGTKKALAIAIKNNKPTLRYSLLKERLKLNTDGILF, from the coding sequence ATGGTAGTGATCGAAGGACAGGTGGAAAGAATAACATACAGAAACGAATCAGACGGTTACACGGTTGCCAAAATCAAAATAAAAGGTGAAAATTCGCTAGTAACAATTGTGGGTTACATCTCAAGCCTCGCCTGTGGTGAAATCCTAAGAGTAAAAGGCTACTGGGAAAACAACAAAAGGTTCGGGACTCAGTTCCACGTCGTCTCCTACGAGTCTATTCCTCCAGGAACGGTTCAGGCGATTGAGAAGTATCTTGGCTCAGGAATGATAAAGGGAATAGGCCCGGAGCTAGCAAAGAGAATCGTCTCTACCTTTGGAAAGGACACCTTAAAGATCATATCTTCCGATGTAGAAAGATTAAGGGAAGTACCGAGTATAAAGGAGAAGAGAATTCAAATGATAAAAGAGGGCTGGCAGAAAACAAGCGAATTTGTCGATGTAATCATCTCCCTTCAGTCTTTGGGGATTACTCAGAGTATGGCACTAAAGATTTTCAAACATTACGGCCGCGATGCAGTAAAGATAGTAAAAACAAATCCATATAGGCTTGCCCAAGACATATATGGAATCGGCTTTCTAACTGCGGACAGAATTGCAAAGACGTTGAACATTGAGAAAGATTCAAATTTGAGAATAGAATCGGCTATAGAGTACGTTTTAAAAAAAGCCGAAGAGGAAGGACACGTTTACTATCCGTTGGAGAAACTAGTCAATGACTGTTCGGCACTACTTGAAATTGACGAATCAAAAGTGAGGGATGTCCTTCCCAAAGTCCTCGATTCAGGAAAAATTGTCATTGAAGAGTCATATCCGGAGAGGCCAGTTTATCTCAAAGGCCTCTACATTGCGGAAGTTGTGACATCTGAAAGACTAAAAAAAATAGCTTCTGGCGCAAAAAGGCTAGGACTCGGATATCCTGAAGGAGCTATTGAAAAAGTTGAGAAAAAACTCTCCCTAAACTTGACGGAAGCTCAAAGACTCGCAATAAGGACGTCATTGGAAAATAAGATCACTATCATAACCGGGGGTCCTGGAACGGGCAAGACAACCGTTGTAAAGGGAATATTGGAAGCTTACAAAGAGCTAGGGGCAAAGGTTTTTCTCTGCGCACCTACTGGAAGAGCAGCAAAAAAGATGGAAGAGGCAACAGGGTACGAGGCTCAAACTATTCATCGGCTTCTTGAATATAATCCCAACACAAAGGCTTTCAGAAGGAACGAAAAATATCCTCTCGACTGTGATCTCATAGTGGTAGATGAATCCTCTATGGTTGACATCGTTCTCATGCACCATCTAATAAAGGCTTTACCGCTTCACGCATCGATCGTTTTTGTAGGAGATGTGGACCAGCTTCCATCTGTAGGTCCAGGTACTGTATTTAAAGACATGATCGAATCCCAATTTGCGAAAACAGTAAGACTAAAAGAAGTGTTTAGGCAGTCAAAAGAAAGCCTTATTGTTACGAATGCCCATAGAATAAACAGAGGGATAATGCCAATCCTCGATGGAAAAAAGGATTTTTTATTCTACCACAGGGACGAACCTGAATCTGTAATAAAGACGATAATCGATCTTGTCTTTTCGCATATTCCTTCAAAATACGGAATACCTAAAGAGGAGATCCAGGTCCTTACCCCGATGTACAAAGGGGAGATTGGAGTTTCGAATTTGAATTCCGTACTTAAAGATGTGATAAACCCTGCTGGTGAAGAATTACAAAGAGGGGGAAAGAGTTTTAGAGTGGGCGACAAGGTCATTCAGATGAGGAACAATTATGAAAAGGACGTCTATAACGGCGATATAGGGAAAATAACAGCAATCGACAAAGATAACGGGGAAATAAGGGTGCTTTACGACCTAAAAGAAGTGAGTTACGATCTCTCAGAGCTAGATGAGATAATGCCTGCATATGCCATATCAATTCATAAATCCCAAGGAAGCGAGTACGAGGCAGTAATAGTTCCTGTTATGACTCATCATTACGTCCTTTTACAGAGAAACCTTATCTACACTGCCCTTACAAGAGCAAAGAAATTGGCGGTATTTATAGGCACAAAAAAAGCCCTTGCTATTGCCATAAAAAACAATAAACCCACACTTCGTTACAGTCTCCTAAAAGAGAGGCTCAAACTGAATACAGATGGAATCCTTTTTTGA
- the rlmN gene encoding 23S rRNA (adenine(2503)-C(2))-methyltransferase RlmN: MESFFDLTQKELEDLLVRCKNEKYRAKQLLRWVYNKGIFDFDSMTDISKNLRSLFREMFFFDFMEPESIEKSKDGSTKFAFRTKDGHIVETVLMPEVKRTTLCVSTQIGCKMGCKFCVTGQVGFIRNLRTSEIISQIMTVRRLISVQITNVVLMGMGEPLDNLENVKKAIEIMGNPYGMNLSKRKITLSTVGLLDGLKHIPPQSCVIAISLNAADEEKRTYLMPINRVYPLTEILNFAKNLKLKKRERITFEYVLIKDINDSKEDAEKLADILSGIKCKINLIPYNESPYLPFKSPRENDVYAFQRILLKNRYTATVRKSKGQDVFAACGQLGSRYLM, translated from the coding sequence ATGGAATCCTTTTTTGATCTCACACAGAAAGAACTCGAAGATCTTCTCGTTAGATGCAAAAATGAGAAATACAGGGCAAAACAGCTCTTGAGATGGGTTTATAATAAAGGCATTTTCGATTTTGACTCCATGACAGACATATCTAAGAATCTAAGATCGTTATTCCGGGAAATGTTCTTTTTCGATTTTATGGAGCCAGAAAGTATAGAGAAGTCAAAGGACGGGTCAACAAAATTTGCTTTCAGAACCAAAGATGGCCACATCGTTGAGACGGTGCTCATGCCGGAAGTTAAAAGGACGACGCTTTGTGTATCGACGCAGATAGGTTGCAAGATGGGGTGTAAGTTCTGTGTCACAGGCCAGGTCGGCTTTATAAGGAATCTAAGGACTTCGGAAATAATCTCCCAAATTATGACTGTAAGAAGACTTATTTCTGTACAAATAACAAACGTGGTTCTCATGGGGATGGGAGAACCCCTAGACAACCTCGAAAACGTCAAAAAGGCTATAGAGATAATGGGAAACCCGTACGGAATGAATCTGTCAAAAAGAAAGATCACCCTCTCGACAGTTGGCCTTCTTGACGGCTTAAAACATATCCCACCTCAGTCCTGTGTTATCGCAATATCGCTTAATGCAGCGGATGAAGAAAAAAGGACTTACCTTATGCCCATAAATAGAGTCTATCCTCTCACCGAAATTTTAAATTTCGCAAAAAACTTGAAGCTAAAAAAAAGGGAGAGGATAACTTTCGAATACGTTCTCATAAAGGACATTAACGATTCAAAAGAAGACGCTGAGAAACTTGCAGATATACTGTCAGGTATCAAGTGTAAGATAAATCTGATCCCCTATAATGAATCGCCATACCTGCCTTTTAAGTCCCCAAGAGAAAACGATGTTTACGCGTTTCAGAGGATCCTTCTAAAAAACAGATACACGGCAACAGTAAGAAAATCAAAAGGTCAAGATGTTTTTGCTGCCTGCGGTCAACTCGGGTCTCGATACCTTATGTGA
- the hflX gene encoding GTPase HflX has translation MLGISKEIEREVGILVNRRGNIERVIVGERRGIRIPEIVKETGTRSKFSGLRFIHTHLDGELLSKEDLNTLALERLDLVVCITEKKGSESEILHAGYLIPNAKTGKIFDFIGPSPQDEIELDFLEFITELENEFLKAEGVARPVRTQLETCVIVSIAIPKFKKDIEEHLSEMKSLCEAAGLTVLDTFIQKPRKIHPGYIVGKGKMEEIIMRSTSMGADMLVFDEELSPVQLKNISALTDLKVIDRNQLILDIFATKAKTKEAKIQVELAQLRYIFPRLSEKNTAFSRLTGGIGGRGPGETKLEIDRRRIRDRIVLLERKLEEIKRVRETKRVRRMESPIPSISIVGYANSGKSSLLNLLTKSKVDVDRRPFSTLSPTTRTVKYPERKNIIISDTVGLIRNLPETLFDAFLSTFEELKYSDLLIHLVDISDEDVEEKISSVEKILERLGLKEKKRLIVFNKIDKLSDLHKDYLKNMEKRYNAISISCMDQTNIDILVKRIEELLLNENHHIRYRDPS, from the coding sequence ATGCTTGGAATTTCGAAAGAGATAGAAAGGGAAGTGGGAATCCTCGTAAACAGAAGGGGGAATATTGAGCGTGTCATAGTAGGAGAAAGGAGGGGAATAAGGATTCCCGAAATCGTAAAAGAAACAGGAACGAGGTCAAAATTTAGCGGTCTCCGGTTTATACACACTCACTTAGACGGAGAGCTCCTTTCAAAGGAAGACCTAAACACTCTCGCCTTGGAAAGACTCGATCTTGTTGTTTGTATCACTGAGAAAAAGGGGAGTGAAAGCGAAATACTTCATGCGGGATATCTGATTCCAAACGCGAAGACAGGAAAGATTTTCGATTTTATAGGTCCATCACCCCAAGACGAGATAGAGCTAGATTTTCTTGAATTTATAACTGAACTTGAAAACGAATTTCTAAAAGCCGAAGGTGTTGCAAGACCGGTAAGAACGCAACTAGAAACGTGCGTTATTGTTTCCATCGCCATCCCCAAGTTCAAAAAGGACATTGAAGAGCATCTAAGTGAGATGAAATCTTTATGCGAAGCGGCTGGACTCACAGTTCTTGACACTTTCATCCAGAAGCCTAGAAAGATTCACCCTGGGTATATCGTCGGAAAGGGAAAAATGGAAGAGATCATTATGAGATCTACAAGCATGGGCGCGGATATGCTTGTATTCGATGAGGAGCTAAGCCCTGTCCAGCTAAAGAATATATCTGCGCTGACTGACCTTAAGGTAATCGACAGAAATCAGCTTATCCTTGATATTTTCGCAACAAAGGCGAAAACAAAAGAGGCAAAGATTCAAGTGGAGCTAGCCCAGCTAAGGTATATCTTTCCTAGGCTTTCAGAAAAAAACACGGCTTTTTCGAGACTCACAGGTGGTATAGGTGGTAGAGGTCCTGGCGAAACAAAACTCGAAATCGACAGAAGAAGGATAAGGGACAGAATAGTTTTACTGGAGAGGAAGTTGGAGGAGATAAAGAGGGTAAGAGAGACTAAAAGGGTAAGGAGGATGGAATCTCCGATACCTTCCATTTCTATAGTGGGCTATGCTAATTCTGGAAAATCGAGTCTTCTTAACCTTTTAACAAAAAGTAAAGTAGATGTGGACCGAAGGCCTTTCAGCACACTCTCACCCACAACGAGAACAGTAAAGTACCCTGAGAGGAAAAATATCATAATAAGCGATACTGTGGGGCTTATTCGCAACCTTCCCGAAACACTCTTCGATGCCTTTCTCTCTACATTTGAAGAACTCAAGTACTCGGATCTACTTATCCACCTTGTGGACATATCGGACGAGGATGTGGAAGAGAAGATTAGTTCTGTGGAGAAGATCTTGGAGAGGTTGGGACTAAAAGAAAAGAAAAGACTGATCGTCTTTAACAAGATAGATAAACTTTCAGACCTGCATAAAGACTATTTGAAAAACATGGAAAAAAGGTACAATGCCATTTCAATTTCTTGCATGGACCAGACGAATATTGACATTCTTGTTAAGAGAATAGAAGAGCTCCTTTTAAACGAAAATCATCACATAAGGTATCGAGACCCGAGTTGA
- a CDS encoding transcriptional activator RfaH → MWFVVRTKPKNEERAKRNLENGGFEVLAPKIRYRKLKDGTIKEVIEEMFPGYIFVRFFSISDYRKVKYTRGVKDVVRFGNKIVPVEENVIEFIKRRLKNGIAEVERRPINSGDRVIITEGPFKGIVGIFEKELKPAERVSILLEGLNYYARMIIHRELITPYTGSSGS, encoded by the coding sequence ATGTGGTTTGTTGTGAGGACGAAGCCTAAGAACGAGGAAAGGGCTAAAAGAAACTTAGAAAATGGCGGATTTGAAGTTTTGGCCCCTAAAATTAGGTACAGAAAGTTGAAGGATGGGACGATAAAGGAAGTGATCGAAGAGATGTTTCCCGGTTATATATTTGTACGGTTTTTTTCCATTTCCGATTATAGGAAAGTCAAATACACGAGAGGTGTCAAAGATGTGGTCCGGTTTGGGAATAAAATAGTGCCAGTTGAAGAGAATGTAATCGAGTTTATAAAGAGGAGATTGAAAAACGGGATTGCAGAAGTAGAAAGGAGACCTATAAACTCTGGAGATAGGGTGATAATAACTGAGGGTCCATTCAAAGGCATAGTTGGTATCTTCGAGAAAGAACTTAAACCCGCAGAGAGAGTCTCAATACTTTTGGAAGGTCTAAATTACTACGCCAGAATGATAATCCACAGAGAACTTATTACTCCATACACCGGATCTAGTGGATCGTAG
- a CDS encoding sugar phosphate isomerase/epimerase: MSRKNVLINVPYDLIEANIKRIVDLNLGIEVYFENNLIDELKENQIKELSKKLKENGIICTCHAPYFDLSPGGIDRRVRSITIEKLKKTFFFAQLLEARVVICHPGYSKWYFDGNEEIWFENSILTWNEVLKEKDKNVTAALENVFEETPETLIELIKYFKGQIFFCFDTGHFNLFSKTNMEAWLLPLKDWLVEFHLHDNYGTNDDHMPIGYGNFPFRELKAFIKALYRSELFFVAEPHDEASALESIKSIRDFLSSL; this comes from the coding sequence ATGTCTCGAAAAAACGTTCTCATAAATGTACCATACGATTTGATTGAGGCTAATATCAAAAGGATCGTCGATTTGAATCTCGGAATTGAGGTCTACTTTGAGAATAATCTTATAGACGAGCTTAAGGAGAACCAAATAAAGGAGCTTTCGAAGAAACTGAAAGAAAACGGGATTATTTGCACATGCCATGCCCCTTATTTCGACTTAAGCCCAGGTGGAATCGACAGAAGAGTAAGGAGCATAACCATCGAAAAGCTAAAAAAAACGTTCTTTTTTGCTCAGCTACTTGAAGCGAGGGTCGTAATCTGCCATCCTGGTTACAGTAAATGGTACTTTGATGGGAATGAGGAGATTTGGTTTGAAAATAGCATTCTCACATGGAACGAGGTTCTGAAAGAGAAAGACAAGAATGTCACAGCGGCTCTCGAAAATGTCTTTGAGGAGACTCCGGAAACTCTGATTGAGCTGATCAAGTATTTTAAAGGTCAGATTTTTTTCTGTTTCGACACCGGGCATTTTAATCTTTTTTCAAAAACGAATATGGAAGCCTGGCTTTTGCCTCTTAAAGACTGGCTCGTTGAGTTTCATCTCCATGACAATTACGGAACAAATGACGACCATATGCCTATTGGCTACGGCAATTTTCCTTTTCGTGAACTTAAGGCTTTTATAAAGGCTCTCTACCGGAGCGAACTATTCTTTGTTGCAGAACCACATGATGAGGCATCTGCTTTGGAAAGCATAAAAAGTATCAGAGATTTCTTATCTTCGCTATGA
- a CDS encoding phosphoribosylformylglycinamidine synthase subunit PurS has translation MIWRIEVAYKEWVEDPAGKRIKRRLVRDLHVDVTNVRIVDVYTVVGELEDSVIELLRRDGFCDPIVQEAYINEPCPYIGDWVIEVGFKPGVTDNVGRTAKEVIEAISGYCFREGEGVYTSRMYMIWGKMSEEEVVKIAEGVLANVLIQNYRYKNRNDYLRDRGMGIYVPRLTFKTPPKVEIFDIDMGIDNWLKMSRERTWALSEKEIEAIIEYYRKEDTKRRRKEMGISENPSDVEIEAIAQTWSEHCKHKIFNATIEYEEDGKRTSIKSIFRTFIVKATEEIRKRKRRDFCLSVFTDNAGVISFNRKYNLAFKVETHNTPSALDPYGGALTGIVGVNRDPFGTGKGAELIFNTDVFCFAPPDYEGSIPPRLFHPKRVLEGVREGVEHGGNKSGIPTINGSITFHQNFLGKPLVFCGTCGIMPKKIKGEPSYEKKAKNGDLIVMVGGRIGKDGIHGATFSSEELSESSPTSAVQIGDPITQKRMTDFLLVARDRGLFNSITDCGAGGLSSSVGEMAKDTNGCVIYLDKPPLKYEGLSPWEILLSEAQERMTLAVPKENIEEFLSLSTRMGVESTVIGEFQDTGIFHCLYEGKTVAYLHMDFLHNGLPEMKLKAKWERKLTDEEVPPETIDLNEAVLSVLKRWNVCSKEYVVRQYDHEVKGQTVIKPLVGKQDDGPSDGSVIRPDPKSKEAIVVSHGICPKFSEFDTYHMAACALAEALANNLAVGGTLKKMALLDNFCWPDPVESEKNPDGAYKLGQLVRAAKALYEYATFFGTPFISGKDSMKNDYIYGNIKISIPPTVLISAISIIDDIEKCVTMDFKEPGSLIIVVGLTFPEMAGTEYFSMRKVRGNICPKVRKRLAKKVFLSIDRATKMKLLLSCHDVSDGGLASAFCESAIAGCLGAEIDLSKLPSVSIFRDDYALFSESPSRFVVTVREDDLDSVVKVFSGIPHAIVGKVRSDERLIIKGLTGRVIVDLDTETLRQAWKSPFNVHFE, from the coding sequence ATGATATGGAGAATTGAAGTCGCCTATAAGGAGTGGGTAGAGGACCCGGCAGGAAAGAGGATAAAAAGAAGGCTTGTGCGGGACTTACATGTCGATGTGACAAACGTTAGGATAGTAGACGTTTATACAGTAGTGGGAGAGCTAGAGGATAGTGTAATTGAACTTTTAAGGCGGGACGGATTCTGCGACCCTATCGTGCAGGAAGCCTATATAAACGAACCATGTCCGTACATTGGGGACTGGGTGATAGAAGTGGGGTTTAAGCCCGGTGTTACAGATAACGTGGGAAGAACGGCAAAAGAAGTAATTGAGGCTATCTCCGGCTACTGCTTTAGAGAAGGAGAAGGTGTTTACACATCTCGTATGTACATGATATGGGGAAAAATGAGTGAGGAGGAAGTTGTAAAAATAGCTGAAGGTGTTTTGGCCAACGTACTGATTCAGAACTACAGGTACAAGAATAGAAACGATTATTTGAGAGACCGTGGTATGGGGATCTACGTTCCCAGGTTAACATTCAAAACACCCCCAAAAGTGGAGATATTCGATATTGATATGGGCATCGATAACTGGCTTAAAATGAGCCGAGAAAGAACTTGGGCTTTATCGGAAAAGGAAATAGAGGCCATAATCGAGTACTACCGAAAAGAGGACACAAAAAGAAGAAGAAAAGAGATGGGAATCTCCGAGAACCCTTCTGATGTGGAAATAGAGGCTATTGCCCAGACCTGGTCTGAGCACTGCAAGCATAAGATCTTCAATGCCACAATTGAGTACGAAGAAGACGGAAAGCGAACGAGTATAAAAAGTATATTTAGGACCTTCATCGTAAAGGCTACGGAGGAGATAAGAAAGAGAAAAAGAAGAGATTTCTGCCTTTCCGTTTTTACCGACAACGCAGGGGTTATAAGTTTTAACAGGAAATATAATCTGGCCTTCAAGGTAGAAACCCATAATACACCCTCCGCTCTTGACCCTTATGGAGGTGCTTTAACTGGCATAGTGGGGGTCAATAGGGACCCCTTTGGAACGGGAAAGGGTGCGGAACTAATATTCAATACGGATGTTTTTTGTTTCGCTCCTCCAGACTACGAAGGAAGCATTCCTCCGAGACTCTTCCATCCGAAAAGGGTATTAGAAGGGGTAAGGGAGGGTGTTGAACATGGTGGAAATAAAAGTGGAATTCCCACGATCAACGGCTCAATAACCTTCCATCAAAATTTTTTAGGAAAACCGCTTGTCTTTTGCGGTACATGCGGAATAATGCCAAAAAAGATAAAGGGGGAGCCTTCCTACGAAAAAAAAGCAAAAAATGGTGACCTCATCGTCATGGTTGGAGGAAGGATAGGCAAAGACGGTATCCATGGAGCAACTTTCTCTTCGGAGGAGCTTTCCGAGAGTTCCCCAACAAGCGCTGTTCAGATTGGGGATCCCATAACTCAGAAAAGGATGACAGATTTCCTATTGGTTGCCCGAGATAGAGGGCTTTTCAACTCCATAACCGACTGCGGTGCCGGTGGGCTTTCATCTTCAGTGGGGGAGATGGCAAAAGACACGAATGGCTGTGTAATATATTTAGATAAACCACCGCTCAAGTATGAAGGACTTTCTCCCTGGGAGATTCTGCTTTCCGAGGCCCAAGAGAGGATGACACTCGCGGTCCCAAAAGAAAACATAGAGGAGTTTTTAAGCCTGAGCACGAGAATGGGTGTAGAATCTACAGTTATTGGAGAATTTCAGGACACTGGAATCTTCCACTGTCTCTACGAAGGTAAAACCGTTGCTTACCTTCATATGGATTTTTTACACAACGGCCTTCCGGAAATGAAACTTAAAGCGAAATGGGAAAGAAAATTAACGGATGAGGAAGTCCCACCGGAGACGATAGATCTAAACGAAGCAGTCCTTTCTGTTCTGAAAAGATGGAACGTTTGTAGCAAAGAGTACGTGGTCAGGCAGTATGACCATGAAGTTAAGGGCCAAACGGTAATAAAGCCACTAGTTGGAAAACAGGATGACGGTCCAAGCGATGGGTCCGTTATAAGACCTGATCCGAAAAGTAAGGAGGCAATTGTCGTAAGCCACGGAATATGTCCGAAGTTTTCTGAGTTCGACACATACCATATGGCTGCCTGCGCTTTAGCTGAGGCCTTGGCGAACAATCTCGCAGTTGGCGGAACCCTAAAGAAAATGGCCCTTCTCGATAATTTTTGCTGGCCAGATCCGGTGGAATCGGAAAAGAATCCCGACGGCGCATATAAGCTTGGCCAGCTTGTGAGAGCAGCTAAAGCATTGTACGAGTACGCGACGTTTTTCGGCACTCCTTTTATCTCTGGAAAAGACAGTATGAAAAACGACTACATATATGGAAATATAAAGATATCGATTCCGCCTACTGTGCTCATATCTGCCATATCAATAATAGACGATATTGAAAAATGCGTGACAATGGATTTTAAAGAACCTGGAAGTCTTATAATCGTCGTAGGTTTGACGTTTCCAGAGATGGCAGGAACAGAATATTTTAGTATGCGTAAGGTGCGGGGAAATATCTGTCCCAAAGTTAGAAAAAGGTTGGCAAAAAAGGTGTTTTTAAGCATTGACAGGGCAACGAAGATGAAACTTCTCCTTTCTTGCCATGATGTCTCTGATGGAGGTCTTGCCTCCGCTTTTTGTGAATCTGCGATTGCGGGATGCCTGGGTGCTGAGATTGATCTTTCAAAGTTACCTAGTGTATCCATTTTCAGAGACGATTACGCTCTTTTTTCGGAGTCTCCAAGTCGCTTCGTTGTGACTGTAAGAGAAGACGATTTAGACTCAGTGGTCAAAGTCTTTAGTGGAATCCCCCACGCTATCGTTGGCAAAGTACGAAGTGATGAAAGACTTATAATAAAAGGTCTCACAGGGAGAGTGATTGTGGATCTAGATACGGAGACTTTAAGACAGGCGTGGAAATCACCCTTCAACGTCCATTTTGAGTAA
- a CDS encoding 3',5'-cyclic-nucleotide phosphodiesterase: MIVVKIEILGCYGGVVGRYRTTSFLINDAILIDAGTITEVLSYERIKKLKAVFISHAHLDHIKGLFPLVDELAALKAKGISVFSAKPTIEVITKNGFNDLIWPDFTSIPSAEDALIRFQEIPIDSEFEFEGLMIKAIPVSHTVYTTGFVVKEKEKKGFMFTSDTKDTERIWEVAKDDEIEFVIADVSFPESERKVAELSCHMTLSMLLSVLDRYGLTKKPTYIYHMKPYFIKAIKKEVLDSKRKNLRFLRQGMVIEI; this comes from the coding sequence ATGATCGTTGTGAAAATCGAGATACTAGGATGTTACGGAGGTGTTGTAGGACGCTATCGGACTACATCCTTTTTGATAAACGATGCAATTCTTATAGACGCAGGGACTATAACTGAGGTCCTAAGTTACGAAAGGATAAAGAAACTAAAGGCTGTTTTCATCTCACATGCCCACCTGGACCATATAAAGGGTTTATTTCCACTTGTCGATGAGTTGGCCGCCCTAAAAGCTAAGGGGATTAGTGTATTTTCGGCCAAACCAACGATCGAAGTTATAACGAAAAACGGTTTCAATGATCTTATTTGGCCCGACTTTACGAGTATCCCATCGGCCGAAGACGCTTTAATAAGATTCCAGGAGATCCCTATCGATAGTGAATTCGAATTTGAGGGGCTTATGATTAAGGCGATACCAGTTTCCCATACCGTTTACACGACAGGCTTCGTTGTAAAGGAAAAGGAAAAAAAAGGGTTCATGTTCACATCGGACACAAAAGATACAGAAAGGATCTGGGAAGTCGCAAAGGATGATGAAATCGAATTCGTAATAGCTGACGTTTCCTTCCCAGAAAGTGAAAGAAAAGTGGCGGAGCTTTCTTGCCACATGACGTTGTCGATGCTTCTTTCTGTTCTTGACAGGTACGGACTCACAAAAAAGCCTACCTACATTTACCACATGAAACCTTACTTCATAAAGGCCATAAAAAAAGAGGTTTTGGACTCAAAAAGAAAAAATCTCCGTTTTCTTAGACAGGGAATGGTTATAGAAATTTAA